A genomic window from Streptomyces sp. HUAS YS2 includes:
- a CDS encoding YibE/F family protein — MTSTQRNPEPNGHGHGEGHAHGHGHTHSHGPAAPVSRHLRRVIAAVLIPFATAVVVGLVVLWPGGAPAHERTGVGFDRQTEQGEVVKVEHLDCKEVNAGQVPPTGDTSTPEGREAVNAQQGQCAKATVEVTSGPEKGRTFTEIVQPDAPRQLHEGQGVVVAYAPDAPRDLQYSVTDVNRKVPIAVLAAIFALAVVVVGRMRGVMALIALAISFLILTFFILPAILQGSNPLVVAVVGSSAIMLIALYMCHGVSARTSVAVLGTLISLLLIGLLGSVFIDWAALSGNTDDNTGLIHGLYPDIDMSGLLLAGIIIGSLGVLDDVTVTQTSAVWELHQADPGMGPRGLYRAAIRIGRDHIASVVNTLVLAYAGAALPLLLLFSIAQSSVGTVANSELVAEEIVRTLVGSIGLVASVPVTTALAALVVSADRAEAEAAGAGGAAGDARGAGRRPARGGRRRRAK, encoded by the coding sequence GTGACGTCCACCCAGCGGAACCCCGAACCGAACGGCCACGGTCACGGCGAAGGCCATGCTCACGGCCACGGCCACACGCACAGCCACGGGCCTGCCGCGCCCGTCTCCCGCCATCTGCGCAGAGTCATCGCCGCGGTGCTGATCCCGTTCGCGACCGCGGTGGTGGTCGGTCTCGTGGTCCTGTGGCCGGGCGGCGCGCCGGCCCACGAGCGCACCGGTGTCGGCTTCGACCGGCAGACCGAGCAGGGCGAGGTGGTCAAGGTGGAGCACCTCGACTGCAAGGAGGTGAACGCCGGCCAGGTCCCGCCCACCGGGGACACCTCCACGCCGGAGGGCCGTGAGGCGGTCAACGCCCAGCAGGGCCAGTGCGCGAAGGCGACGGTCGAGGTCACCAGCGGTCCGGAGAAGGGGCGCACCTTCACCGAGATCGTGCAGCCGGACGCGCCCCGGCAACTCCACGAGGGCCAGGGCGTGGTGGTCGCGTACGCGCCCGACGCCCCGCGCGACCTGCAGTACTCCGTCACGGACGTGAACCGGAAGGTGCCGATCGCGGTCCTCGCCGCCATCTTCGCGCTGGCGGTCGTGGTCGTCGGCCGGATGCGCGGGGTCATGGCGCTGATCGCGCTCGCCATCAGCTTCCTGATCCTGACCTTCTTCATCCTGCCCGCGATCCTGCAGGGCTCGAACCCGCTGGTCGTGGCGGTGGTCGGATCGAGCGCGATCATGCTCATCGCGCTCTACATGTGCCACGGTGTCTCGGCCAGGACCTCCGTCGCGGTCCTGGGGACGCTGATCTCGCTGCTGCTGATCGGCCTGCTCGGCTCGGTGTTCATCGACTGGGCCGCGCTCAGCGGCAACACCGACGACAACACCGGGCTGATCCACGGCCTCTACCCGGACATCGACATGTCCGGCCTGCTGCTCGCCGGCATCATCATCGGCTCGCTGGGCGTGCTCGACGACGTGACGGTGACCCAGACCTCGGCGGTCTGGGAACTCCACCAGGCGGACCCCGGGATGGGGCCGCGCGGCCTGTACCGGGCCGCCATCCGGATCGGCCGGGACCACATCGCCTCCGTGGTCAACACCCTCGTCCTCGCCTACGCCGGTGCCGCCCTGCCCCTGCTGCTGCTGTTCTCGATCGCGCAGAGCAGTGTGGGGACGGTGGCCAACAGCGAACTGGTCGCGGAGGAGATCGTCCGGACGCTGGTCGGGTCGATCGGCCTGGTCGCCTCGGTACCGGTCACGACGGCACTGGCGGCGCTGGTCGTCTCGGCCGACCGCGCGGAGGCGGAGGCAGCGGGAGCGGGCGGAGCGGCGGGAGACGCCCGAGGCGCGGGGCGCCGGCCGGCTCGGGGCGGACGGCGCCGACGCGCGAAGTAG
- the thiC gene encoding phosphomethylpyrimidine synthase ThiC, which produces MTIQDARTPAADQAAVQSERKPGWHKGYVEGSRPDLRVPVRQVHLTNGKDVTLYDTSGPYTDPTVETDVRRGLPPLRENWIIGRGDTEEYAGRPVRPEDDGIKHTSPRGGLKNLDAVFPGRPRLPRRGRDGQAVTQLAYARRGEITPEMEYVAIRENVSPEVVREEIAAGRAVLPANVNHPEIEPMIIGKRFLVKVNANIGNSAVTSSIEEEVEKMTWATKWGADTVMDLSTGRNIHTTREWVLRNSPVPIGTVPLYQALEKVDGKAEELTWEIYKDTVIEQAEQGVDYMTVHAGVLLPYVPLTARRKTGIVSRGGSIMAAWCLAHHKENFLYTNFEELCEILAAYDVTYSLGDGLRPGSIADANDAAQFAELKTLGELNTIAKRHNVQTMIEGPGHVPMHKIKENIDLQQEICEEAPFYTLGPLTTDVAPAYDHITSGIGAAMIAWWGTAMLCYVTPKEHLGLPNRDDVKTGVITYKIAAHAADLAKGHPGAQEWDDALSDARFEFRWEDQFNLALDPDTAREFHDETLPAEPAKTAHFCSMCGPKFCSMKISRSITEQFGGEADATPEEIEAGMLEKSKEFAAAGNRVYLPLAD; this is translated from the coding sequence ATGACCATTCAGGATGCACGCACGCCTGCCGCCGATCAGGCCGCCGTTCAGTCCGAGCGGAAGCCGGGCTGGCACAAGGGGTACGTCGAGGGCTCCCGCCCCGACCTCCGGGTGCCGGTCCGGCAGGTGCACCTCACCAACGGCAAGGACGTGACGCTGTACGACACGTCCGGTCCGTACACCGACCCCACCGTGGAGACCGATGTGCGGCGCGGCCTGCCGCCGCTCCGCGAGAACTGGATCATCGGCCGCGGCGACACCGAGGAGTACGCGGGCCGTCCCGTCCGTCCCGAGGACGACGGCATCAAGCACACCTCGCCCCGCGGAGGTCTGAAGAACCTCGACGCGGTCTTCCCGGGCCGCCCGCGGCTGCCCCGTCGGGGCCGCGACGGGCAGGCGGTGACGCAGCTCGCGTACGCCCGCCGGGGCGAGATCACCCCGGAGATGGAGTACGTCGCGATCCGCGAGAACGTTTCCCCCGAGGTCGTCCGCGAGGAGATCGCGGCCGGGCGCGCGGTGCTGCCGGCCAACGTGAACCACCCGGAGATCGAGCCGATGATCATCGGCAAGCGGTTCCTGGTGAAGGTCAACGCCAACATCGGCAACTCCGCGGTCACCTCCTCCATCGAGGAGGAGGTGGAGAAGATGACCTGGGCCACCAAGTGGGGCGCGGACACGGTGATGGACCTTTCCACCGGCCGCAACATCCACACCACCCGTGAGTGGGTTCTTCGCAACTCCCCCGTGCCGATCGGCACCGTGCCGCTCTACCAGGCGCTGGAGAAGGTCGACGGCAAGGCCGAGGAGCTGACCTGGGAGATCTACAAGGACACCGTCATCGAGCAGGCCGAGCAGGGCGTCGACTACATGACGGTGCACGCCGGCGTGCTGCTGCCGTACGTGCCGCTGACCGCCCGCCGCAAGACCGGCATCGTCTCGCGCGGTGGCTCGATCATGGCCGCGTGGTGCCTCGCGCACCACAAGGAGAACTTCCTCTACACGAACTTCGAGGAGCTCTGCGAGATCCTCGCGGCGTACGACGTCACGTACTCGCTGGGCGACGGACTGCGCCCGGGCTCCATCGCGGACGCCAACGACGCGGCGCAGTTCGCCGAGCTGAAGACGCTGGGCGAGCTGAACACGATCGCCAAGCGGCACAACGTGCAGACCATGATCGAGGGCCCGGGCCACGTCCCGATGCACAAGATCAAGGAGAACATCGACCTCCAGCAGGAGATCTGCGAGGAGGCGCCGTTCTACACGCTCGGCCCGCTGACCACGGACGTCGCGCCCGCGTACGACCACATCACCTCGGGCATCGGCGCGGCGATGATCGCCTGGTGGGGCACCGCGATGCTCTGCTACGTCACGCCCAAGGAGCACCTGGGCCTGCCGAACCGGGACGACGTGAAGACCGGCGTGATCACGTACAAGATCGCGGCGCACGCGGCGGACCTGGCCAAGGGCCACCCGGGCGCGCAGGAGTGGGACGACGCGCTCTCCGACGCGCGGTTCGAATTCCGCTGGGAGGACCAGTTCAACCTGGCCCTCGACCCGGACACGGCCCGTGAGTTCCACGACGAGACGCTTCCGGCGGAGCCGGCGAAGACGGCGCACTTCTGCTCGATGTGCGGCCCGAAGTTCTGCTCGATGAAGATTAGTAGAAGCATCACAGAGCAGTTCGGCGGTGAAGCGGACGCCACGCCGGAGGAGATCGAGGCCGGGATGCTGGAGAAGTCCAAGGAGTTTGCGGCCGCCGGCAACCGCGTCTACCTTCCGCTGGCTGACTGA
- a CDS encoding tetratricopeptide repeat protein, which translates to MTEVAPTPAALPPHVLERADVRSAIANHDFGEVFRLARLHGKVSYAKIAEAVGYKREHIGKMARDETEGKGVRPRITQYRKILEVVDGLRIPGHLAGLAPRPWELERRPDTTQTADPSTLLAQGGVGLWDIAELLRQTEMSSINSAALESIEQGIDQLARAYPYANADYLHERTRNGLQYVVKQLEGRTTLRQHRELLVDAGWLFLLNACVQYDRGQREAANLSKAAALRIGDEAGHGEIKAWAWEIEAWFALTQSRWQDMLDAVEAGHVADQSHSVGVQLYAHKARAAARMGDARLVRDSLDAGRARLDRLPRPEHPEHHFIIDPDKWDFYEMDAYRLLGDDERAADHARSVIRISTGPDGTEISPMRAAEARLTLGVTAARTGEIDEAIGMANKALDADRKSLPSLLLVANELDKELRSRYPREAATRDFHERILTITRGASTPDLPF; encoded by the coding sequence ATGACCGAAGTTGCTCCGACGCCGGCAGCGCTCCCGCCGCACGTGCTGGAACGCGCCGATGTGCGCTCCGCGATCGCCAACCACGATTTCGGCGAGGTCTTCCGACTCGCCAGGCTCCACGGCAAGGTCAGTTACGCCAAGATTGCCGAGGCCGTCGGCTACAAGCGCGAGCACATCGGCAAGATGGCCAGGGACGAGACCGAGGGCAAGGGCGTACGCCCCCGAATCACGCAGTACCGCAAGATCCTCGAAGTGGTGGACGGGCTACGCATCCCTGGCCACCTCGCAGGACTCGCCCCACGTCCATGGGAGCTGGAGCGGCGACCGGACACGACTCAGACAGCGGACCCGAGCACGTTGCTCGCACAGGGCGGTGTGGGACTGTGGGACATAGCCGAGCTGTTACGGCAGACGGAGATGTCCAGCATCAACAGCGCCGCCCTGGAGTCGATCGAGCAGGGTATCGACCAGTTGGCCCGCGCCTACCCGTACGCCAACGCCGACTACCTGCACGAGCGCACCCGAAACGGCTTGCAGTATGTCGTCAAGCAGCTCGAAGGCAGGACGACCCTGCGCCAGCACCGGGAACTCCTCGTCGACGCCGGATGGCTGTTCCTGCTCAACGCGTGCGTCCAGTACGACCGTGGCCAGCGAGAGGCCGCCAACCTCAGCAAGGCAGCGGCCCTCCGGATCGGCGACGAGGCCGGCCACGGCGAGATCAAGGCGTGGGCATGGGAGATCGAGGCGTGGTTCGCCCTCACCCAGAGCCGATGGCAAGACATGCTCGACGCAGTAGAGGCCGGCCATGTCGCCGACCAGTCACACTCCGTCGGCGTGCAGCTCTACGCACACAAGGCCCGAGCCGCCGCCCGCATGGGAGACGCCCGGTTGGTCCGCGACTCCCTGGACGCCGGACGAGCGAGGCTGGATCGTCTGCCCCGCCCGGAACACCCCGAGCACCACTTCATCATCGACCCGGACAAGTGGGATTTCTACGAGATGGACGCCTACCGTCTCCTCGGAGACGACGAGCGCGCCGCCGACCACGCCCGGTCGGTGATCCGGATCAGCACCGGCCCCGACGGAACCGAGATCTCCCCCATGCGCGCCGCAGAAGCCCGCCTCACCCTCGGAGTCACCGCCGCCCGCACAGGCGAGATAGATGAGGCCATCGGCATGGCCAACAAGGCCCTCGACGCCGACCGGAAGTCACTCCCGTCTCTCCTCCTGGTCGCCAACGAACTCGACAAGGAACTCCGCTCCCGCTACCCCCGCGAGGCCGCCACCCGAGACTTCCACGAACGCATCCTGACCATCACACGCGGCGCAAGCACACCAGACCTTCCGTTCTGA
- a CDS encoding ATP-binding protein, giving the protein METGEVERGLLPATEVGIVGRAEVAAGGRFRALTLLASAQDTPRTARRMAVGTLKCWELGGLAEDVELCVSELVGNVVLHAITDRRPLEPGQRPVITLTLRSWPRWLFVEVADEDPDPPTLPLGDGFGPDLAEDLPEALLPDHGRGLHIVRTLADCVWWAPGENGGKSVVCRFDLDGGPGGRLVGTHEGRWM; this is encoded by the coding sequence ATGGAAACCGGAGAGGTCGAACGCGGGTTACTCCCGGCAACAGAGGTGGGAATCGTCGGGCGTGCCGAGGTAGCGGCGGGGGGCCGTTTCCGTGCGCTCACCCTCCTTGCGAGTGCGCAGGACACCCCGCGCACCGCGCGGCGCATGGCGGTCGGGACGCTGAAGTGCTGGGAACTCGGCGGCCTGGCGGAGGATGTGGAGCTCTGTGTCTCGGAGTTGGTGGGCAACGTGGTGCTCCACGCGATCACTGACCGCCGTCCGCTGGAGCCCGGCCAGCGGCCGGTGATCACGCTCACCCTGCGGTCCTGGCCGCGGTGGCTGTTCGTGGAGGTGGCCGACGAAGACCCCGACCCGCCCACGCTGCCACTCGGTGACGGCTTCGGCCCGGACTTGGCCGAGGACCTGCCGGAGGCGCTGTTGCCCGATCACGGGCGGGGGCTGCACATCGTGCGGACCCTGGCGGATTGCGTGTGGTGGGCGCCCGGTGAGAACGGCGGCAAGAGCGTTGTCTGCCGCTTCGACCTCGACGGCGGCCCTGGCGGAAGGCTCGTGGGCACTCATGAGGGGCGGTGGATGTGA